DNA from Patescibacteria group bacterium:
TCAAGGCTTTTCCCGAAGGATAACCTCTCCCCTTAACGTTCGGACACTGGCCAGGCATCAGCCCCTATACATCACCTTACGGTTTAGCAGGGACCTGTGTTTTTGGTAAACAGTCGCTAGGAATACTTTAGCTGCGCCCCAACACGAGGTTGGGGAGGCTTTATCCCGAAGTTACAGCCGCTTATTTGCAGAGTTCCTAAACGAGGGTTCTCTCGTACGCCTTGGCACACTTATGCCCACCCACCTGTGTCGGTTTACAGTACGGATACCTAAAAGTTTAATGCTAGAGGCTTTTCTTGGCTCCACGTCTTCTCATATTGGCCGGTATTACCAGCCTTTAGATCGCCTGCGGCCTGATGGCCCGCGGATTTACCTGCGGACCGGCGCGCAAACGCCCTACGCATATAACCAAAATACGCTAGAGATTTCGGGAAGCGTCCCCCCATCGCGCTCTTAGGTAGTGCAGGAATATTAACCTGCTCATCCATCGGTTACGCCTTTCGGCCTCACCTTAGGACCGACTAACCCTGGGACGAAGGTCGTTGCCCAGGAAACCTTGGGTTTACGGCGGAGAGGATTCTCACCTCTCTTTTTGTTACTAATGCCAACATTCTCTCTTCTCATCGCTCCACCGAACCTCACAGTTCGACTTCAACGCAATGAGAACGCTCCTCTACCACTCGCTCCGATAAATCGGAACGAATTCTCGTCTTCGGTACTAAGTTTTAGCCCCGAAATATTTTCGGCGCAAAGCAACTTGACCAGTGAGCTGTTACGCTATCTTTAAAGGATGGCTGCTTCTAAGCCAACCTCCTGGTTGTATAAGTCGCTCCACAGCCTTTCACACTTAACCTAGATTTTGGGACCTTAGACGGAGATCTGGGCTTTTTCCCTTTCGACTAATGGAGCTTAGCCCCCACAGTCTGACTGCCAGGAACACTTTACGGTATTCGGAGTTTGGTTAGGAGGAGTAGATTTCTCCCTCCGTCCCATTCAGTGCTCTACCCCCGTAAAGCTATTAACTGACGCTAGCCCTAAAGCTATCTCGAGGAGAACCAGCTATTACCGAGTTCGATTGGAATTTCTCCGCTATCCACAACTCATCCCCGCGTGTTGCACGGCGCGTGAGTTCGGGCCTCCATTCCGCCTTCGCGGAACTTCACCCTGGTCATGGATAGGTCACCCGGTTTCGGGTCTTGCATGCGCTACCATAGACGCCCGTTAAGGCTCGCTTTCACTATGGCTCCGCCCCCGCAGGGGCTTAACCGGCAACGCATGACAAACTCGTTGGCTCATTCTTCAATAGGAATGCCGTCACCCCGACTTGCGTCGGGGCTCCGACTTTTTGTAAGCACACGGTTTCAGATACTGTTTCATCTCCCTTCCGGGATGCTTTTCAACTTTCCCTCGCGGTACTTGTTCACTATCGATCACAAGAAGTATTTAGTCTTGCCACATAGTCGTGGCTGATTCCCACAGGATTTCACGAGTCCCGTGGTACTCTAGGTTGAATGCTATAAATAGAGATCCCCTTTCGCGTACAGGGCTATCACCTTCTTTGGCTCCGCTTTCCAGCGGATTCTACTAGGGAAGATCGCTTTATTTACCAAGGCTTGCAAGCGCCTTGAACGCAAACACCCGCAACCCCCCGCAGACATATGGTCTTGCAACCTTAGGCGCAAACTCTATTTCACCCGAAGGTGTCACTTTGTTCACGCTTGGTCTGCGAGGTTTGGACTGATCCCTTTTCGCTCGCCACTACTCAGGGAATGGGCTGACCGATAAGTATCCGGCTCGCAAGATACGAGCCAAATACTTAAGGCCAGCATTGTTTTCTGTTCCTCTGGCTACTGAGATGTTTCACTTCGCCAGGTTGCCTTCTTGCACCTATGTATTCAGTGCAAAATATCCCATTCTTCCAATGGGATGGGTTTCCCCATTCGGATATCCCCGGGTCAAAGGTTGCTTGCCACCTAACCGAGGCTTTTCGCAGGCTGCTACGTCCTTCATCGTCTTCTTATGTCGAGTCATCCTCCGTGCGCTCTTCGTGCTTCTACAACCATTTAAACTTTTTAGTTCAAATGGCACGTACAAGATTTTAATGATGCTATTTACTCGTCATTATTAAATTGTCAATGTTCACTTGGCCTTGTGGCCAAACCCTGTTCGTCTGGTCGCAAGTGAGTCAAAAAACCGCCCGGTCGTGTCCAAGCGGTGCGAAAACAAGCATTAAAACTGCGTCAACTGATTGGACACGTATTTGATTGGCTTGAAACTCTCATATTTTAGCGAAAAAATGCTCTTTTTATGATAATTATTTTAAACTGCCCATATTATACATATATGTATAATGCCTGTCAAGGCGGGGTTTTGTGGATAGCGCGGGGATAAAATTTAATTAGATTTTTGAAAAATTACCTCAAATGAATCAATCAATTTCTTTCTTATCCGATTAACATCCAACGGCATTTGATTCACGCTTTTTTTTGTAATAACGCCAAAACCGACTTTTTCAGCTGTTTCAATTACTTTTTCCGGATCATGATAATAATATGGAACATCATACCCCTTTACGCCTTGAACCGAACTATTGTTCACGACAAAACTCAATGCAACGTAGCCCTTCGGACGCAGGGCCATATACCAATTTTCAAGTAGTATTTTCGCAATGTCGGAACTAATATATTGCAAAAAACGAGTTGCCACAACGGCCAAATATTTTTCCTTTTCAAAAACAAATTTCTCAGCCTCTGCTTCGGTAAATGTAATCAAACCATGCTCTTTGTATTCCGATGGAAAAATATCAACAACATCAACGGCATCTACTCCATAGCCCATGCGAGCAAAAAAAACTGAATTCCGGCCATTGCCCGCACCAACATCCAGAACATGTCCGGGCAATTCCATATAATACGAAAGGTCTTGGCAAATCAAACTTGGCGTAGTTCTGGCAACGTAAAAACCATTATTATACGCCGTTCGCCAGCGTTGTTTAAAATCCTCGTTTACTGAAGGCATATTTATCAAAAAATCCTTGGTGGACTTAAGCAGAATCGAACTGCTGTCTCCGCAATGCGAATGCGGCGTATTACCACTATACTATAAGCCCATGATGATGGCCTGCCAGCCGAAGCCTTGGCGAAGGCTGGTGCCGAGGGAGGGACTCGAACCCTCACACCCTTGCGGGCACAAGGTCCTAAGCCTTGCGTGTATACCATTTCACCACCTCGGCGCACCCTCTTCGGCTACTGCAATTTTAACTAATTATTGCCGATTTTCGCAAAAAAGTCAAGAGTCCCAATCCTGTCAAGGGTCGGATATCCACAAAAAAAGTCAGAAGTCTCTGACATGTCGGATATATTTTACAGAGCCGCGAATTTTAATCAGTAAATTTGTCGGCCGTCAGTTACACCGACTTCTTAATGCCAAAGACTTCTGACAGAACTTGACAAAATCGCGAACGCGATTTTTTTATACCTCGTGCTATGATTGAATCAGAAGAAAAAAGTAGGAGGAAATATGAGAACCATCACAATCGCGCTAATCATCGTTATCACACTGCCGACATTTTTATTTATTCAAAATATTCCCGCGCGCGCCGAGGAAGCGCCGCGCGTGATAATTAATGAGATTTTCTGGAGCGGCTCATCGCTTTCTATTGCCGATGAGTTCATCGAGCTCTACAATACCACGAATGAACCGATTGATATAAGCGGCTGGGAAATTGCCGGCGCGGCCACAAATAAAAATTCGTTAATTCTTCCAGTGAATTCCACCATTTCGGCGCTGGGATTTTTTGTTGTCGCCAATTATTCACCGGCCAACGAAAAATCAATTTTAAATATTGAGGCGGATTATCTTTCCGCTTCGATATCGCTCGCCAACTCGGACGCGTATTATGCCCTTCGCGGCCCCGATGGCGCAACCGTTGACGCGGCGGATGACGGCATGGGAGCGCCGTTCTCTGGCGACAATGAAAACAAGGCCTCAATGGCCCGTCGTCCCGGTTGCTGGAATGGTGGCGCTGGGGAATGTTGGTTTACAGCCACTTCCTCAGCGAATATCAAGCCCGAAAACACCGATCTCGCGACTCCGGGCGCTGACAATGCTTACGTTGAACCGCCCATCGAGCCACCCGCCGATCCTCCGGCCGATCCGCCATCCGTCGACCCGGTCGATCCGGCAAATCCAGTTGATACACCCGCCACGACGCCTCTTGTCCTACCGCCAAAAATTTTAATCAATGAAATTTTACCCAATCCAGCCGAAGGTAGTGAATGGATTGAACTTTTTAATCCCACAACTTCAACCGCCGATCTCGCCGGCTGGTCACTCGAGGACGGCGCCGGACGAATCGCAAGTCTCTCCGGCGAGATTGAACCCGGCTACTGGCTATACGTCCTGAATTCAGCAAAACTAAATAACGGCGGCGATAAAATATATATCGAATATAATGAACAAATCATTGATCGGGTCGCTTACGGAAATTGGCAAGACGAGGATGTAGGCGACAATGCTCCATGCCCGGGCCGGGGCCAGTCCCTGGCCCGGTCTCCCGCGGCCGCGGACACGGATAATGACTTTCAGGATTTTAAAATCACCACCGCGCCCACGCCCGGGAGAGAAAACCAAATCAGCGCGCCCGAACCAGAATCCGAGCCCGAACCTCAGCCGACTACAACAACGATTGTTACTCCCGAAACGCCAATCATCACTCCGGAAACCTCAACCGCAACAATCGAAGTGCCCATATCTCAACCATTGAATTTCGCTTCCGGCACCATGATCATCACCGAATTCATGAGCAATCCCCCTTCCGGCGGCGTGGAATGGATTGAAATCTATAATCCTAGCACGCAAAAAATTATTTTGGATAGCTGGCACATCACTGACGAACGCGGCACTCCCACAAATCTTAGCGGTGAAATAAATTCGTTCGAATATTTGCCAATCTTTGCGCCGCGCGGCCGGCTGAATAATGACGGCGACATTATTTCCATATTTGATCCGTCCGGCGGTTTGATTGACCGCGTTGATTATCTTACCGATCTCTCTTCTCCGCCCAAGGGCGCAAGCCTGGCCCGGATGGATCCGGGCGTCTGGCAGGTGAGCGAAGCGCCGACTCCAGGCGGTGAGAACATCTCCGCCCCGCTGGCCGAAGAATCCGCCGAATCGGAAAAAAAGGCCGAGCCTGGCAAATCCAAACTCAATGCGACAGTCCAGCCGCAAGAATCCGGATTTGACGAAGCCTACGAATGGCAAGTCGGGGACAAAATAATCCTTAAAGCATTCGTTGCGACCGCGCCCGGGCATTTCTCGGGACAATATTTTTTTGCCGGCGACGAAGAAGGCCACGGCGTTCAGATATATTCATACCGCAAAGATTTTCCCGAACTCAAAGTCGGCGATTATATTGAGATTAACGGCGAACTATCGCAATTTAAGAATATTTGGCGCATCAAAATAAAAACAAAAGACGATATTGCGATAATCGATTCCGGTCAAATCAAAGCAATTGAACTCAGCATTTCGGAAATCGGCTCGGAGAACATCGGCGGCCTAGTAAAAATTAGCGGCGAAATTACCGAAGCCAAAAAATCATACTTTTATCTCGATGACGGCGCCGAAATAAAAGTTGGCCTGGCAAAAAATAGAACAAAGAACTCATCCACTCTTGAAATTGGCGCGCGCGCTTCAGCGACCGGAATTCTGCTTGCAACCGAAGACGGATTTTTCTTAGAAACACGCGAATTAAATGATATTCTGGTTTTCAATGAAGATAAGCCGGCGCCGGCGGCGACTGAGAATAGTCCGGCCGCAACATCCGAGCGCAAACGCTCAAATTACGCCGGCCTTATCCCCCTCGGCATCCTGGTCGCCGCCGGCGCCGCAAACATCAAAAAATTAAAAAAATTAATAAAAAATAAAAAGGAGGGAATATGAAAAAATTTAAACGCCAATCGCTTCCTGGTGACACCTGCTTTGTTACTGCCGTAACCAAGGGCCGCGAACCACTTCTTGCTGAACGAAAAAATATTATTCTTTTTCAACAAACCATGAAAGAAGTTCAGGCCATAAAAAATGTAAAAATTATCTCTTACGTTATTTTGCCGGATCATATTCACTTGATACTCTCTTGCGAATTTTACTCGGTCCCGGAAATTCTTCACTCTCTGGAATGGGGTTTCTCTAACAATTGGCGCCTTTTGCATCCCGCCGCCGAACTGCCGAATGCCAATCCCTGGCAATCGCGCGTCTGGGAGCACGTCATCCAAAGCGACGCTGAGCTGCAGTATCATATTAATTACATTATTAATAATCCGGTGAAGCACGGCTTTGTCGACGATCCCGAAGACTGGCCATATTCTTCGTTCGCTCAGAATGTCTGCGATTATGATGCCTGGCAAGAGATGGAGCCGATTGCCTAAAATACCTACCAAATTTTGAATTACAAATTTCGAATTTTGATTCAATTTTGAATAATAAATTATGATTAATAAAAATAAAATATATAATTTGGAAGAAAGAACGGCGGTTATGGGTATTGACACAATCAAAATGTGTAAAAATATTAAACACGATATAATAATAAATCCTCTAATATCACAGCTCATACGTTCAGCTACCAGCGTTGGTGCGAATTATATGGAAGCAAATTCCGCATCTTCTAAGCGTGATTTTGTAAATAAAATCTTCATTTGCAAAAAAGAATCGCAAGAAACTATGCATTGGCTCCGCATGATCAGCGAATGTTGTCCAGAAAAAAGCAAAGAAATCTCACAATTGCGTCAAGAGATGCATGAATTAATATTAATATTTGGGAGAATAATTGCAACTATAAAAAATAGGGTAAATTCGAAACTCCAAAATCAAAATTAATTAAAAATTCAAAAATAAAAAATCAAAAATTCGCCGCCCTGGGCGGCGTCACCCCCCTCTTGCCAACAAAAGAGTCTTGATATATAATTTCCATACAATAATCTTGCGGGCGGGTGTAGTTCAGTTGGTAGAACGTTTCCTTGCCAAGGAAAAGGTCGCCGGTTCGAATCCGGTCGCCCGCTCCAAAAATATTCCAAGCGGCCAGAGATGGCCGTTTTTGCTTGTTTACAAGCAACGCATTATAATATAAATACTATGTTCTATCCGATAAAACTTTTCTCCGACTGGCTCTCTTTCGCTGTTCTGCGCCTCGCGCCGGAATCTCATGCCGGCCTAGCCGTAAACTTTTTCGTCTACGATACGATAAAGGTTTTCATCCTGCTTGCAATCATTATATTCGCCGTCTCTGTACTGCGTTCATTTTTCCCCTCGAGAAAAATCCGAGATATTTTGTCGCGCCAAAATCAATTTGTCGGTAATATCTTCGCCTCGCTGTTCGGCATCATAACTCCATTCTGTTCCTGCAGCGCCGTACCACTATTTTTGGGTTTCATTGAAGCCGGCGTACCGCTCGGAGTAACATTTTCCTTTTTAGTGGCATCACCCATGATTAATGAGGTGGCGCTTATTCTGCTATTCGGCACCTTCGGCTGGAAAATCGCCGGGCTATATGTCTTAAGCGGCTTACTTATTTCTATTATTTCCGGAATAATAATCGGTAAACTGCCGGTCGAACATTTGCTGGAAAATATGGCAGTTGAAGAAAAAAATAAAATAAATCCAACGGGGATAGATTGGCGGAAAAGAATTCGGTACGCATGCGGCTATACCCGGAGAATCATAAAAAAAATTTGGTTCTATGTTATTATCGGCATTGGGCTGGGCGCCTGGATCCACGGATATGTTCCGACAAATTTTTTAACGCAATACGCTGGTGCCGATAAATGGTATGCCGTACCACTCGCAACCCTGATCGGCATCCCCCTATATTCCAATGCGGCCGGAGTGGTCCCAGTCGTTAATGCTCTGGCCGAAAAGGGAGTTGCGGTTGGTACGACCTTGGCATTCATGATGGCTGTGACCGCATTATCGCTTCCCGAATTCATGATACTGAAGCGCATCATGAAAACAAAACTAATTTTCATTTACGCTTCAATTGTCGGGCTAGGAATTATCTTTACCGGATATTTGTTTAATCTTATACTAAAATAGATTGCCCATCCAAACGGCCATATAAAAAAGGCTGTTTTTTTGATACAATATAGCCATGCCGAATATCACCAACAAACAAATCGCCGATATATTTATAGAAATTTCCGAACGCCTTACCATGGAAGACGTGCCTTTTAAGCCGCGCGCTTATGAAAATGCCGCGCAGGTAATTGATTCTTTGAGCGATGAAGTCGCCGATATATATAAGAAAGGCGGCGAAAAAGCGCTCGATGCCATTCCTGGCGTCGGCGCCGGCATGACTCTGCGAATCGTTGAACTGCTGAAAACCGGCCGTCTGAAATATCTTGCTGATCTTCGGCGCAAATTCCCGGTTGATGTCGTGGCACTCACCGCGATCGAAGGCGTGGGTCCGAAAATCATCAAAACTCTTTATCAAAAACTAAAAATCAGGAACCTCGATGGCCTTGAGCGCGCCGCGCGGGCGCACCGCATCGCGAAAATACCGGGCTTCGGCGAAAAAACCGAACAGAATATCTTAGCTGGCCTGGAATTTCTGAAAAAAAGCCGCGGCCGCGTCGTGCTCGGCCACTACCTAGCGCTCGCGGAAAAAATCAAGCGCGAGATGCTCCAGGTGCCCGGAGTCACGCATTTTGAACTTGCCGGCTCAATCCGCCGCCGCAAGGATACTATCAAGGATTTTGACATGGTCGCCGTGACCGAAAATCCAAAAAAACTTCTTAATAAATTCATCCATCTGCCCGATGTCGCGCGCGTGCTTGAGCTCGGAAAAAACCGCGCTTTTGTCCGGCTCAAACAAAAAATTGACGCCGATCTGCTCGTCGTGCCGCGCCAGTCCTGGGGCGCCGCACTTCTCCATTTCACGGGCAGTAAATACCATAATGTGCATCTCCGGCGCATGGCGGTTGAACATGGCTGGACAATGAATGAATACGGCATCTTCAAGGGTAAAAAAAATCTCGCCTCCCGCACCGAGGAGGAAGTCTACAAAAAATTCGGCCTGGAATGGATTCCGCCCGAACTTCGCGAAGACTTGGGCGAGATTGAAGCCGCCCGCACCCACCGTCTCCCCCGCCTCCTGCCATATGGCGCGGTGCGCGGGGATCTCCAGACCCAGACCGACTGGACCGATGGTGTAAACTCGATTGAGGAAATCTCATTAGCCGCCAAACGCCTGGGACGCGAGTACATCGCCGTCACCGACCACACCAAAACACTCGCCATGACCGGCGGGCTTAATGAACGCGGGCTCGCGCGGCAGGCGCGCGAAATCGACCGGCTCAACAAAAAAATAAAAAACTTCCGCATCTTGAAATCCGCGGAAATTAATATCTTAAAAGACGGCAGGCTGGATATCAGCGACGAGGCTCTAAAAAAACTTGATATCGTTTCCGTGGCCGTGCACTCCGGATTTAGCTCAAACGAAAAAGAAATGACCGAACGCATCGTCGCCGCCATGCAGAATCCTTATGTTAATATTTTCTTTCATCCGACCGGCCGCATCATCGGCCGCCGGCCCGAATATGCCGTGAATATTGATGAAATTATCAAAGCCGCGAAAAAATACAACATTGCCCTGGAGATCGATGCCTATCCCGACCGCATGGATCTTAAAGATATTTATGTGAAAGCGGCCGTTGAAGCCGGCGTAAAACTTGTGATTGATACCGACGCGCATCAAACCGACCACTTAAAATACATCGCCCTCGGCGAAGCCACCGCCCGCCGCGGCTGGGCCAAATCAAGCGACGTTCTAAACACCATGACCGCCGCGAAATTGATTGAATACTTTAAAAAGGCAAGGATTGACAGATTAAGAAAAAACCGCTAGACTTCAATGAAGTTAATTGTCATTTTGCCCGGGTGGTGAAACGGTAGACACGGCGGACTTAAAATCCGCTGGAAGAAATTCCATGAGGGTTCGACTCCCTCCCCGGGCACCAGTAAATAAATAATCATGAAACTATGAAAAATAAAATCGTAATTCTCATTTTAATCATCATCGTTATCACCATAGCAATAATAATTGGTTTTTATTTTGTTCAAAAAAATAAATCATCAATCAACTCTATCGAAAATACTGTGCCATCAAGTCAATCTGAAGTAAACAATCAAGCGAATCCCGAACAGCAACAAAATAAATTGGTAACTGATGACTTTGAAATCAACCTCCCTACGGGCTGGCGGCAAACTGCTCCTGCGATTGGGGCTTCGGCAATGGCCGTTAATGCCGACGAGCAACTCAACGATCCTGCGGCTCAGAAGATTAATTTTAGAAGTTATTTTGCCGTAAGTTATGATACGTTGCAGGGAAAAAATTTAAACGAATATTTGCAAAACGTCGAAAGTCAGCTGCGGCAAACCATTTCCAATGCTGTTTTTGCTCAAGAGCATGATACGACGATAAATGGAAAAGCGGCTCGGGCGGTTGAGGTGAACCTGACTCAGCAGGGAGTGGATTTTAAAATTTTAATGGTAGCAATTAAAGGCGTCGGTGATGATGTTTGGGTAATATCCTTCAATACTCTCCAGGGCAGTTGGGCAGAGTATCAGGAAACATTCTCCGATATTGCTAGCAGTTTTAATTTGAAAAAATTAGATTGAAGATTAAAGAAGCACAGGACCTCGTTCCTGGGAAGTACTACCGCTTCGATCCTCCAGTCAAGGCGACGGCGTTTCCCACTGGCGGTCCCAACACCTGTGCGCTGGAGGAGTGCGAGTTCAACCGCGGCTGGTACGTGGGCCTGAAGGACGGAAATCACCTTTTCCAGGGCAAGCCGGTGAACGATCAGCGCGTCATCCCGACGCCACAAGGCTACGGAGACGCACCCGACCTGGACGAAATCTTGGAGAAACTCCGGGGCAGCTACTTCCACGTTCTGTTCATCGGCGGAAGCCGGGCGACGCTCGACTCCGACCAGAGTCATCATTGACTCACAATCTCGTCAATACGAACATGACACTAATGGCCCCATAGAATCCAATTCTACCCGGGGCTCTTTTTTTAAAAAATAACAAAAAAAACCCCAAACATATTTTGGGATTTTTTATATGCGCCCGAGAGGAATCGAACCTCTATCATCAGCTCCGGAAGCTGACATTCTATCCGTTGAACTACGGGCGCGTAAATCTATTTTCCTGTTTTCAATTTATACAAAAAATACCAAAATTTATCAAGCGGCAGATCGAACGTACCGCTGTATGAAACTTCAACTCCGCCAAAACCTTTTTTAAATCTCGTAATCCCGGCCCAGGGATGATTTGCCGGCGCCCCCTCTGGCGCGATTCCCCAAAAATCATAATATCTATATCCGTCCGCTTTTGCCCGCTTTATCATTTCCCAGTGCAGAAGATACGGCGCCATTGTGTTGCGGTCCTCGCTCGATGACGCGCCGTGCAGATAGGTTGTGATTTCGCCTGAACGAATCATGAAATTCGCCGCGAGTATCTTGCCCCCAAGTTCGGCAAAATAAACATCGCACATTTCCTCGCCAAGAATCTCTAGCATTTTTTTATAATAATCTTTGAGATGCGTGCGGAACTCGTCGCGCTCCGCCGTCGCGGCTATGAGCTCCCAAAATTTTTCAAACTCATCCTCCCTCATCGCCCGCACCGCAACGCCGTGCTTTTCCGCGACCCGGATATTATAACGGGTCTTCTGATGCATGGCCGCTAAGATCTCGTCTTCGGATTTTTCAAGATCCAGCATTGTGGTATGGCTCGGCTGGACATCGCGCGATCTCCGGAGCGCCAGTCCGGGATAAGCATAGTCCGGGGTTTCAAACCGCGCGAAAATCGCGCCCGGCGCGAACCCGCGAATTTTTTTAATTAATTCCGCAATGATTTCCGGCGCGTGATTGCGGCCGGCCGGCGTAAGAAGCGGCCCGCGCGGAAAATATACATAACACTTGCCAAACGGCAATGCGTGCCGCACCGCCTGTCCGAGGGCGAGCGTCTCACCTCCGCGCGAAATTTTAACACGCCAAACCCCGCGGCCGAGTGCCCTCTGAAATTCGCCCCACTGCCAGATTTGCAAAAATTGGCTGGGTTTAATCTCCCCAACCAATCCGTCCCATGTTTCTTTTTTTTCAATAAACTCAATTTCCATTCTATTTGCTTAAATAACGGAGCGCCTCGCGCACCTTGTCGCCCGTGTCCGTCACTTCCTCGGAAATTTTGCGCACCGCGTCGCGCGCCTGCGCGCTCGTGTACCCAAGATTCTTAAGCGCCTGAACCACTTCATGCTCCTCCTCGCCCTCGGCCGAAAGATCCAACTTGCCCTTAAGCTCAATGATAATTTTTTGCGCCGTCTTTTTTCCCACGCCCGAAACCTGGCTCACGTAATCAACGTTGCCCTTTTCAATATTTTTGACAAGATCCGTGAGGCTCCCGAGCGCGAGCACGTTCATTGCCATTTTGGGGCCCACGCCGGAAATATCCAAAAGCTTCCAAAAAAATTCCAGTTCCCCACGCGTCGCGAATCCGTAAAGTTCACGGCTGTTCTCGCGCAGATATTCATGCGTGAAAAAAGTCTTTTTTTCGCCTTCGGCAATCAGGGCCGCGTATTTCACCGGTAAAAAAATCTGATACCCGATTCCCGCGTTTTCCAAAATCACATAATTCGCGCCTTTCGCTTTAATTATGCCGTCAACATACGTAATCATACGCGTTCATCTTATCAAAAAACGTCATCAAAATCAAATTGAAGTGTAGGGTTCGCATAAATGCGAACCCTACACGATAAATAAAAAAATTCCCGCTCGAGACAGATGTCTCAAGCGGGAAAAGGTCACTTTCCGACGAGCGCGTTGCACTTCTTGAGTGCTTCCTGCGCTTCGGAAAAGTCGGGATTGTCGCCCGCGAGCTTGCGGAGCGACGGCAGTGCTTTGCGGCAACCGGCCGTGCCATGCGCGAGCTGCGGCTTAATGCCGTTCCACACTACCTTATCGAGCGGCGAGAGGCTGGTCTTTACTGCCGGGATTGGAACCGGCGCCGTCTCCTCCGAAGCCGCCTCGACCGATGGCGCAGGCGGTGGCGCTTCCTCAGACGCGATCTTGGGCAGCGGCGCCTCCACGGTTGGCGATTTCGGATTCATGGACTCGCTGCTCATGCTGCGAACGAAAAGTATCATGGCACCAGCGAGCACGATCATGGCCACGAATCCGATCATCGCGTACCACAGACCCTTGGTTCGTTCCGGCTTCATCGCTCTCACGCTGCCGCCTTCGGTGATGATGAGCTTGGGCGCCGGCACCGGCGGCTCCGGAACGGAGAACACTCCTGTCGGCGGTTCGGGCAATGGCATCATGCCCGAAGGCCTGGTCTTCTCCATGTGCAGCCCCTCCTCGGCCGGCAAAATCTTGTCCCCATTCCGAAGCTTGATCTTCGGCGGAATCGTGGTGCGCGGCGCATGCTCCTGCTCTCCGAAGATTGCCAGACGCAGCGCGCGGCGGAATTCCTCAGCCGACTGCCAGCGGTCCTCCGGACGTTTGGCGAGCGCCTTCAGGATCACCGCGTCCAGCTCGGGCGAGATGTCGCTCCGGATCGAGCTTGGCACGGGCGGCAGATTTTCGAGGTGCATGGCCACGATCCTCTGCCACCCCAGCTTTGAATCAAAGGGAACATCACCGGTCAGGAACTGGAACATGATAATGCCCGCGGAATAAATATCCGAACAGGCGCCCATGGCCTCGATGTCCCCGCGCGCCTGCTCGGGCGACATGTAGTGCGGTGAACCGAACACTATGCCGGCACGCGTAAGCTTGGAGTCCTCCATCCCGTCGATGCCGAAGAGCCGCGAGATGCCGAAGTCCAGAATCTTGAGCCGCGGCGGCTGGC
Protein-coding regions in this window:
- the ruvA gene encoding Holliday junction branch migration protein RuvA; this translates as MITYVDGIIKAKGANYVILENAGIGYQIFLPVKYAALIAEGEKKTFFTHEYLRENSRELYGFATRGELEFFWKLLDISGVGPKMAMNVLALGSLTDLVKNIEKGNVDYVSQVSGVGKKTAQKIIIELKGKLDLSAEGEEEHEVVQALKNLGYTSAQARDAVRKISEEVTDTGDKVREALRYLSK
- a CDS encoding peptidoglycan bridge formation glycyltransferase FemA/FemB family protein; translated protein: MEIEFIEKKETWDGLVGEIKPSQFLQIWQWGEFQRALGRGVWRVKISRGGETLALGQAVRHALPFGKCYVYFPRGPLLTPAGRNHAPEIIAELIKKIRGFAPGAIFARFETPDYAYPGLALRRSRDVQPSHTTMLDLEKSEDEILAAMHQKTRYNIRVAEKHGVAVRAMREDEFEKFWELIAATAERDEFRTHLKDYYKKMLEILGEEMCDVYFAELGGKILAANFMIRSGEITTYLHGASSSEDRNTMAPYLLHWEMIKRAKADGYRYYDFWGIAPEGAPANHPWAGITRFKKGFGGVEVSYSGTFDLPLDKFWYFLYKLKTGK
- a CDS encoding protein kinase, which translates into the protein MFVPDKDEKEDYEIAKQFVGKIIEKRYEMAEVLGIGGMGYVLRGRDTRLQRDVAIKILRRELCGSDVLIQRFANEAYAITRVKNHPNIIEVYDRGEYVMAGSKWFYLVMEYLTGLTLDDLMNEQASFPAKEAYAYISQVLLGLAAAHAVGVVHRDLKPGNMMIVDPAGQPPRLKILDFGISRLFGIDGMEDSKLTRAGIVFGSPHYMSPEQARGDIEAMGACSDIYSAGIIMFQFLTGDVPFDSKLGWQRIVAMHLENLPPVPSSIRSDISPELDAVILKALAKRPEDRWQSAEEFRRALRLAIFGEQEHAPRTTIPPKIKLRNGDKILPAEEGLHMEKTRPSGMMPLPEPPTGVFSVPEPPVPAPKLIITEGGSVRAMKPERTKGLWYAMIGFVAMIVLAGAMILFVRSMSSESMNPKSPTVEAPLPKIASEEAPPPAPSVEAASEETAPVPIPAVKTSLSPLDKVVWNGIKPQLAHGTAGCRKALPSLRKLAGDNPDFSEAQEALKKCNALVGK
- the polX gene encoding DNA polymerase/3'-5' exonuclease PolX, producing MPNITNKQIADIFIEISERLTMEDVPFKPRAYENAAQVIDSLSDEVADIYKKGGEKALDAIPGVGAGMTLRIVELLKTGRLKYLADLRRKFPVDVVALTAIEGVGPKIIKTLYQKLKIRNLDGLERAARAHRIAKIPGFGEKTEQNILAGLEFLKKSRGRVVLGHYLALAEKIKREMLQVPGVTHFELAGSIRRRKDTIKDFDMVAVTENPKKLLNKFIHLPDVARVLELGKNRAFVRLKQKIDADLLVVPRQSWGAALLHFTGSKYHNVHLRRMAVEHGWTMNEYGIFKGKKNLASRTEEEVYKKFGLEWIPPELREDLGEIEAARTHRLPRLLPYGAVRGDLQTQTDWTDGVNSIEEISLAAKRLGREYIAVTDHTKTLAMTGGLNERGLARQAREIDRLNKKIKNFRILKSAEINILKDGRLDISDEALKKLDIVSVAVHSGFSSNEKEMTERIVAAMQNPYVNIFFHPTGRIIGRRPEYAVNIDEIIKAAKKYNIALEIDAYPDRMDLKDIYVKAAVEAGVKLVIDTDAHQTDHLKYIALGEATARRGWAKSSDVLNTMTAAKLIEYFKKARIDRLRKNR